The Apium graveolens cultivar Ventura chromosome 6, ASM990537v1, whole genome shotgun sequence genome contains a region encoding:
- the LOC141668086 gene encoding phosphoribosylamine--glycine ligase has product MACISYNVGAPTNYPGHCYRRSAQSFATALLSFGKFSSLFQVGSLKFESSIAGPRDFRRFESSRVCNTVLNALASDTGVSEERITVLVIGGGGREHALCHALKRSPSCDSVFCAPGNAGISNSGDATCISDLDISDSAAVFSFCRNWGVGLVVVGPEAPLVAGLANDLVKAGIPTFGPSAEAAALEGSKKFMKNLCDKYRIPTAKYQTFTDATAAKLYITEQGAPIVVKADGLAAGKGVIVAMTLEEAYEAVDSMLVTNDFGSAGYRIVIEEFLEGEEASFFALVDGENAIPLESAQDHKRVGDGDTGPNTGGMGAYSPAPVLTKELQSLVMESIILPTVKGMSEEGCKFVGVLYAGLMIEKKSGLPKLIEYNVRFGDPECQVLMVRLESDLAQVLLAASKGELEGVSLNWSPGSAMVVVMASNGYPGSYEKGSIIQKLEEAEHVAPSVKVFHAGTAVDADGNFIATGGRVLGVTAKGKDLAEAKDRAYQAVDEINWPGGFYRRDIGWRALPVKQLS; this is encoded by the exons ATGGCTTGTATCTCATACAACGTCGGAGCTCCGACCAATTATCCGGGTCACTGTTACCGCCGGTCAGCTCAATCTTTTGCAACAGCTCTGTTAAGTTTTGGAAAATTCTCATCATTATTTCAAGTGGGTTCTTTAAAGTTTGAATCTTCAATTGCTGGGCCTCGAGATTTTCGCCGTTTCGAAAGCTCTCGAGTTTGTAATACTGTGCTTAATGCTTTGGCTTCAGATACTGGTGTTTCTG AAGAGAGAATTACTGTTCTGGTCATTGGTGGAGGGGGGAGGGAGCATGCACTTTGTCATGCCTTAAAGCGATCTCCCTCGTGTGACTCTGTGTTTTGTGCCCCTGGAAATGCTGGGATTTCCAATTCTGGAGATGCCACTTGTATTTCAGACCTTGACATCTCTGATAGTGCAGCTGTGTTTTCCTTTTGCCGCAATTGGGGAGTGGGGTTGGTTGTGGTGGGTCCAGAAGCTCCTCTCGTTGCAGGTCTTGCAAATGATCTCGTAAAGGCTGGAATCCCTACATTTGGCCCATCCGCTGAGGCTGCTGCTTTGGAAGGTTCCAAGAAATTCATGAAGAATTTGTGTGACAAATACAGGATACCTACTGCAAAG TATCAAACATTCACAGATGCAACTGCTGCAAAGTTGTATATTACAGAGCAAGGGGCACCGATCGTAGTTAAAGCTGATGGTTTAGCTGCCGGAAAAGGGGTGATTGTTGCAATGACACTCGAGGAGGCATATGAAGCAGTTGACTCGATGCTCGTGACGAATGATTTTGGTTCTGCTGGTTATCGCATAGTCATTGAGGAATTTCTAGAAGGAGAAGAGGCGTCATTCTTTGCCCTTGTGGATGGAGAGAATGCCATACCTCTGGAATCTGCTCAGGACCATAAACGAGTCGGGGATGGTGATACAGGTCCTAATACTGGCGGGATGGGGGCATACTCTCCAGCACCTGTCTTGACAAAAGAACTTCAATCtttggtcatggaatctataatTCTCCCCACAGTAAAAGGAATGTCAGAAGAGGGATGCAAGTTTGTTGGAGTTCTGTATGCAGGACTCATGATTGAAAAGAAATCAGGATTACCAAAGTTGATTGAGTACAATGTGCGCTTTGGAGATCCGGAATGCCAG GTATTGATGGTCCGGTTGGAGTCTGATTTGGCACAAGTTCTGCTTGCAGCTAGCAAGGGAGAGCTAGAAGGAGTATCTTTGAATTGGTCTCCAGGATCAGCGATGGTGGTGGTTATGGCCAGTAATGGCTATCCTGGAAGTTACGAAAAAGGAAGTATTATTCAGAAACTCGAAGAGGCAGAACATGTTGCTCCTTCTGTGAAGGTATTCCATGCTGGAACAGCTGTTGACGCTGATGGCAATTTCATAGCTACAGGGGGTCGTGTTCTTGGTGTCACTGCCAAGGGTAAAGATCTCGCGGAAGCAAAAGACAGAGCTTACCAAGCTGTTGATGAAATCAACTGGCCAGGAGGGTTTTACAGACGAGACATCGGGTGGAGAGCACTCCCGGTCAAACAACTATCTTAA